The following coding sequences are from one Eublepharis macularius isolate TG4126 chromosome 19, MPM_Emac_v1.0, whole genome shotgun sequence window:
- the MFSD5 gene encoding molybdate-anion transporter, producing MLVAAYVAFAFLLAICVSLEFSACRSKITGRSCSNPAFLRFQLDYYQVYFLALAADWLQGPYLYKLYQHYHFLEGQIAIIYVCGFASTVLFGLVSSSLVDRLGRKKSCILFSLTYSVCCLTKLSWDYFVLVVGRVLGGLSTALLFSAFEAWYVHEHVERYDFPSDWIPATFSKAAFWNSVIAVGAGVVANVFAEWLGLGPVAPFMVSIPFLVMAGVLAMKNWDENYGKKRALSRTCTDGLKCLLSDRRVLLLGTIQALFESVIYIFIFLWTPVLDPHNPPLGIVFSSFMAASMVGSSLYRIATSKKYHLQPMHILSLSVLMVFFSLFMLTFSTNPGQENPLESFLAFLLIELSCGLYFPSMGFLRQKVIPEKDQAGVMHWFRVPLNLLACLGLLILHDSDYKTGTRNMFTICSVMMVMALLAVVSLFTVVRNNAELRMPSPAGHTETSSEL from the coding sequence ATGCTGGTCGCTGCCTATGTCGCTTTTGCTTTCCTCCTGGCGATATGCGTCAGCCTGGAATTCTCCGCCTGCCGTTCCAAGATCACCGGCCGGTCTTGCTCCAATCCAGCTTTCCTGCGATTCCAGCTGGACTATTACCAGGTCTACTTCTTGGCTCTTGCGGCTGATTGGTTGCAAGGGCCTTACCTTTACAAACTGTACCAACACTATCACTTTCTGGAGGGCCAGATCGCCATCATCTATGTCTGCGGCTTTGCCTCCACTGTCCTGTTCGGGCTAGTCTCCTCTTCCCTGGTTGACCGCTTGGGCCGTAAGAAATCCTGCATCCTCTTCTCCTTGACTTACTCGGTCTGCTGCCTGACAAAACTCTCTTGGGATTATTTTGTGCTGGTTGTTGGaagggtcttgggagggctgtCCACCGCCCTGCTGTTCTCTGCCTTCGAAGCCTGGTATGTGCACGAACACGTGGAACGCTATGACTTCCCCTCCGACTGGATTCCTGCCACTTTCTCTAAGGCGGCCTTCTGGAATAGCGTCATCGCTGTCGGAGCAGGGGTGGTGGCCAACGTCTTTGCTGAATGGCTGGGCTTGGGCCCGGTGGCCCCCTTTATGGTCTCCATCCCCTTTCTTGTGATGGCCGGTGTCTTGGCCATGAAGAACTGGGATGAGAATTACGGCAAGAAGCGGGCACTCTCCAGGACTTGCACCGACGGCTTGAAATGTCTCCTCTCCGACCGCCGGGTCCTGCTCTTGGGTACCATCCAAGCCTTGTTTGAAAGCGTCATCTATATCTTCATCTTCCTCTGGACACCGGTCTTGGATCCCCACAACCCGCCGCTGGGCATCGTCTTCTCCAGCTTTATGGCAGCCAGCATGGTGGGATCGTCGCTGTACCGCATTGCCACGTCCAAGAAATACCACCTCCAACCCATGCATATCCTCTCCCTCTCGGTCCTGatggttttcttttcccttttcatgTTGACTTTCTCCACCAACCCTGGGCAGGAGAACCCTTTGGAATCCTTCTTGGCCTTCCTCCTCATCGAGCTCTCTTGTGGACTCTACTTCCCGTCCATGGGATTCCTCCGACAGAAAGTGATCCCCGAAAAGGACCAGGCCGGCGTGATGCATTGGTTCCGCGTCCCACTGAACCTGCTGGCCTGCCTCGGCCTGCTTATCCTCCATGACAGTGACTACAAGACGGGCACCAGGAACATGTTCACCATCTGCTCCGTCATGATGGTGATGGCGCTCTTGGCGGTCGTAAGCCTCTTCACCGTGGTCCGTAACAATGCAGAACTCAGAATGCCCAGCCCAGCGGGTCATACTGAAACCTCTTCTGAGCTCTGA